tgaaaaatattttcgatgAAGAAAAATTGTTCGAAGGAATAAGCAGTTTTCGAAAAGACACACGTGCAAGCATTAGATGGGGATTCTCTATGCGGATTCGATTTCAAGGCCTTTCGATAAATCGAACAAGTCAAATCGAATAAGAAATTCGAGTCAGATAATCAAAATCAGTTATTCGAATAAGAGACTCGAGTAATTATGGTAGTGAAGAATTTAGAGGCTTTTATCACGCGAGGAAATCATGGGAAATGTTTAAGCGGGAACGGTTATCAAGGAGAATACATTCAAAGttgtaattttgtaattaattgtaGGAAAAATAGACAAAAGTACACCTGAATTTTTACACGGAGTACAGATGTACTCCTCAATTTTTAATGAGTCATTTGCACACATGAATATAAAATTCCATTGTCAATTCTACCCTTCTGTGACCTGAGTAAATTTTTTGGCGGTGGTGGAGGCCAGGTGGCACGGTATTGTATGATGTGGCCAATTTGAGGTGACACtgtggaaaataaaaatatttattatgaaatttgttgattttttaaaaaaaaaaagaaaaagttttacAAGTCTCTTCATTATCTTCGTTTTCATATTTCAGTGTTGAATGAAAACATGCCCTAGCAGAGAGTAAGCATAGTGAATTTCTGAGCACTTCGCAGTTCGTCATTTGCGTTACATTCTGAAGGCAAAAGCGGTAGGGCAAGAAGCGTGGAAGTCCAAACGCAAACTTGtgtgaaggaggagagttcaGAATCAGACGCGATCAAAAGGTAATGCTTCCGTCCTTCACATGTATCTGTGTTATGatatgaaaatgcatcaatttagTTATTCTATAGTTTGATAGAGGAATTTTTGATAAACAGATGGCAAATCATATAACCTTTGTGTATCATCACAAGGGAAGATTTGAGAGAAATATGAATGGGGTTCTAAAATATGTTGGAGGGGAGGTTACTGTAATTCCTAAGGTGAATGTGGAAATTCTAAATACATTTTTTATGGTGGGGTTATTTAAGGATTTGGGGTATGTCTTATTCAAAGATGTTTACTGGGCTGAGAATGAGGTATCGAATGGTTTGCATTTAATTAGGCTTGATAGTGATGTAGTCCGAATGTATGAATTTGGTATTCAGAATGGAAGAATATGCCATGTTTATTGGGATCATATTGTTGATTTACCTGAGGAAGTTGAAGTGGTAGACGTTGTAGATGATGAGCCATGTCCAACTAGATACCGTTGAACAATGTACACCACAAGAAACgccaagaagaagaagtaagatGGCAATCCACAAAAAGCCTACCCCGAAAAAGTTATATGTTAAGAAGGCCAATAAAGAAAACGAAATCAACCAAAGTTGCAATGAAACTTAGAACCCAGCATCTCTCAATCCTTCTCCTACAACCCAACCAATGTCACATTCCGAAATCCCAAACGTCAACCGAAACACGACCCAGTAGCAAAGTGAAGCAAAAGTCCCACCTCCTAATAATTCACAGTAAGAAGGTCAGAATGAAGTGCCCGCCCAACAATCTAAAAACAGTCAGAAGAATAGAAGAGCATCGTATAAGAGGCCAGCACCGACTGGTCAAAAGTTTTTTCAAGGAGGAAGGAATGAGGCACCAAAGATATTGTTCCTCATGTGGAGCCTGATTCCTCTAATTCAGATGATGATATTGACTCCGACCCTGACTACTATCAGTATGAATCTGAAGATTTACACAGTCCAATGTCATCCGATTGTGAGGATGATTATGATAGTGAACAAGGTGTGTGGCCTCAGGGAAATCCAACAGCACTATTTGGCCAAGTTCATCTGGAGCTTGGGATGGAGTTTGCTACCATGGATGAGTTTAAGAGATCCGTGAGGAAGTACAATATTCAAATAGGAAGAAGCATCAAGCTCAGTAGGGTTGAGCCAACCAAATGTAAGGCAATTTGTTGGGATGAGAATTGTCCCTGGAACATTTACTGCTCTAGGTCAAACGAGCCGAGGAGTTATCAGGTGAAGACATTTGTGGATCAGCACGTCTGTGCTAGAAGACATAATAATAAATCTGCAGATAGGGTGTGGGTTACTGAGATGCTAGAAGAAAAAATTAGAGACCAAAGGGAAATCACTTGTGCGGAGGCCGAAACTTGGTTTAAAAAAGAGTTTAATGTAGCAATTAATTATAAGAAGATCCAGAGAGCCATGAAAAAGGCAAGGGAAAATATAGAAGGATCGGAGAGAGAACAATATGCTGAGTTGAGAGACTATCTTAACCAAATACTACTGTCAAATCCAGGCTCAACAGTGCACTTGGATACCACCCCAATGCTTGACTCGTTGCCCTTATTCAAGAGAGTCTACATTTCTTTTGAGGCATGTAAGAAGGGTTTGTCTTAGGGTGTAGACCTTTCATTGGCCTTGATGGCACATTCTTAAAGGGCTTCTATGGAGGACAGCTACTCACTGCAATAGGTCAAGATGTGAACAACCAGATTTTCCCAATTGCTTATGCCGTGGTGGATTCAGAAACTAGAGATAACTGGAAATGGTTCTTGGAGCAAGTGTTAGGGTTCAGCCAATGGTTAGCTCTGAGACAATGAATGCTGCAAGTTCTTCTTTGAGAGAAAGGTTCCAGCAATTTATGCCCACACCAGGCCTGACCCGACAACCCATGAGTGGCCCAAATGCAAGTAGTCCAAGTGCAAAATGTGGTCCAGCTGCTAAAAATGTTCCAAGTGCAAAAGTGGTAAAAGGTGGCTCAGGTGCAAAGGGTGTAACCAGTACACAACCAATAGGTGGAAAAAAATCAGCAAGTAGAACTGGAACACTGGCTGCAACTCAAATTTAGTTCCTTTGGACAAAGAAGTTTTTTGGCTTTGGTATTCTCATTTGGACCTACAGATTTCTGATTGGATTTTAAAAAACTGTTGTTATCATTTAGGGCTATATTTATGGTATTGTAATTTAAACATGTACTCCTATAGTTTGGATTTAGCTGATTAATATTTTGATGTAGACATCTGTTTTGATGCCTATAGGCATAGACATGTTTGCTATTTTGCAAGGTGAAATTGTAGTTTGCTGTTTAAGCCTCTGGCTTCATGActtgtgttttaattttttgttaatgataGATTATCATAGTTATGCTTACTTATTGTTCATAATGAATTAGATCTTCAGTTTGTTTTGTTGCACGGAATTGTactagaaataaaattgaaccAACCATTTGTATTAATAACCTTGAAAAAACCCTTTGTATTCAAATATtagtgaaaatgaaattgacaACACAGCCTTCTACTTAGAGGGAATTACAACTACTAATTAAATGTCTTAATGAACAAACACAGAATACATATACTTATCCCTAAGCATACATACTGCATCCATTTTCTAATGTTCTgtaaggtagcgtttggtggagagacagagacagaaagactgagactgagagactgagactaagagacagggattgaaacaaaatacggtttggtgcaaaatgggagacaagaattgaaacaagaacgaaactctaatttaatttgcacaaagggtaaaattggaattaattaattgaaataaaagtattttaggtataaaatgttattaaagtttcaatctccatctctaaaaatttcagtctcctgtgtccctactttttggagacagagacagaaattttagtaccagtctctgaactaacaaacacgatactgagtctcagtctctcagtctctgtctcagtacctgaaaacaaacgctacctaactCTTGATTAATCCCATCAATTGTCTGCAacatcttcatttcttcttctacctTCCAGTTGCTTTCTTCTGCAAACCTCCATTTGCTTTCTTCACTCTGCTCCTGAATTTTGCAATCTCTTCCAGCATCAACAACTTCATCAGCCCAAATGAAATAGTCACACCTCAATTCAACCTTCTGCATCATGAATTCGACGACAATTTTAACCATTTTGCAGAAAATTAACATTtgtcatcataaaaaaaatcagaattcACATACCTCCCATAATGGACAACGAAGAAACAATCTTCCAGGGTTCCACTCTGTAGCAGACTCAAGCATCACTGCGTCAAGTCCATGCAGGCACTTGCCATTGTTGTAGTcaaactttttcttcttcccattttttgGCGGAAAAGACGAGCCACCGCAACCACTGGCACAAGCATGAGGTATATTCTTCCTTCATTGAAACTGTGACATTTTCATACATTAGAGTTTACAAACCCTTGTTACAACAGAAAGAACGAAGATGTACAAAGGAAAATGAAGAGGGTGAAGGAAGAATTTTTTTTCCACCCTGTGTTAGGGTTCATATGATTCGAAGAAACTagagaaggaagaggatgaatagtGATTTCATTATTCccttttcttatatttatttcaacaaatttcataataaatatttttattttccacaGTGTCACCTCAAATTGGCCACATCATACAATACCGTGCCACCTGGCCTCTACCACCGCCGGAAAATTTACTCAGGTCACGGAAGGGTAGAATTGACAACGGAATTTTATATTCATGTGTACAAATgactcattaaaaaattaaggaGTACATCTGTACTCTGTGTGAAAATCCGGGTGtacttttgtctattttttcttaattgtaattaattgtcaGTTACCAAAAGTAGATTATAAATACTAGGAAGTTTTAGGGAATAAAGGTTGAAACTTTAACTCAGAAAACACTCAAGCACACTCACATCCCAGGGAATTCCTGAGTCTGCAATCGAGTAACTtttctgtagggttccttccatcttttcattctttcaatttatctttctgtaaaCTTTATTTTTCAAGTAAATTTATTTTCCAAGTATTCTTTATCTTCATTGTTCAATTTACATTTTTGCATTTTAAATTCTCATGTCAAAGTCCTTTGACCTAGTCGAAGTTATTTTActgctttttttttaatctcaaCTCAAACGTTTTCATTTTCAGTACATTTCTTTTTCGAGAACTTTATTTTTCCATTTGTTTcttcaatttataaaatttaatttatctttattcCTAAATCCCATCTAATCGAGGACATTTTGATGCACTTCTAGAAAACTGATACCTGCAAAGAGGAGTAGATTTCGCTCCCAAACCACTAGATATCGAACCACCATCGATTTACTAAAAATCGACAAAAACACAGTATATCaaacatatttatattttattgtgatcatatatatcttttgttttgtattaacCACTAACTAAATGTAATATCAATGAGAATCATATTAACTGGAGTTAAGgcaagaattttgaattatttctaGCATTTCTCCTTATTAACAAAAATGAACTAAGATTGAGGACACCATAATTGATTAATGGTCCTCACGAATGTGTAATACAAAACAATGATAATGTGTAGTAGAAAATTCTTTTAAGAAAGTACAAAATATGACTATACTTCTAAAACGACCTATGTTAAGACAGCTATGAATTTCCAATGTAATAACTGTTCAAAACTGGAGCCAAAGGACAAGTGAAGGATGCCCACAATTCCCAGTTCCATTTAACGATTAAGCCATCCACTAGTTTGCTTATTGATCAGTCAATTTTCACAGAGGAGTAGATTAGCCTTACGAACCAGAAGCATGCATAGAAACCGATTGTACCGGTGACAACGAAGAAAGCATAGGAAAGAAGCAGCATGTAACCGAAGTAAAGGACTCCAGATACCGGTTTAGTGATCTCAAGTTTTGTGAAGAAATAAAATGCAGCATATAGGAAAAGGTAGAGTGCGGAGGAACCAGAAGTGAGATATGACCTCCACCACCAGAGGTAGTCCTCACTGCATAGCTGGAAGTAGCAAAGAACTATTGTGATCTCAGCACAGGTGATGATGAGGATGACAAAGACGATGAACAAGAAGCCAAAAAGATAGTAAAATTGATGTAGCCAGATAGAAGTGAGGATAAAGAAAAGCTCAATGAAGACTGCACCAAATGGTAGTATGCCTCCAATTAGGATAGAGAAGGCAGGGTTCATGTACCAGGCTTGTTCCGGTATCTGCCTCGCTATCTTGTTGGTCTTTACGGGGTCCTCAATCACTGTCTTCTTGTAGCCGATGTGACCACCCACTATTACCAGTGGTACCGAGATGCCGAACCATAAGAAGACGAGAGCAAACATTGTTCCAAATGGAACTGCCCCGGACGACTTCTGACCCCAAATTAAAGCATTTAGCACAAAGAATATTGCGAAGGCGATGCCTGGGAACATGAAGGCCGTCTTGAGAGTTATGCTTTTCCATTCCGTTCCCTTGAACAACTTATAAAGCCGCGCCGACGAGTATCCGCCACAGAGCCCCATAAGGGCCCAGAGCAATAGCATTGCTGTCATCAAACCACCTCTGTTTGACGGCGAAAGAAATCCAAGTGCGGCAAATATCATTGTGACAAGAATCATTCCGAAAAACTGAACACCTGTTCCCACATACACACACAACAAGTCTGAGTTTGATGGAGGCCTGAAAACATCTCCGTGGACTAGCTTCCACCCTGTCTCTTCTTGAGCTTCTTCCTGTGTCTCTAATTGATTGTACTTGGAGATATCGCGGTAAAGCGTCCTCAACATTATCATTGCCACCATTCCGGAAAGGAAAAGTACAATCATTAAA
The genomic region above belongs to Arachis duranensis cultivar V14167 chromosome 3, aradu.V14167.gnm2.J7QH, whole genome shotgun sequence and contains:
- the LOC107478625 gene encoding transmembrane 9 superfamily member 10-like, translated to MATKGNLARHLWLWISVYFMLHVNVHHGTCFYLPGVAPEDFHKGDILRVKVNKLTSTKTQLPYSYYSLPYCRPNQIVDSAENLGEVLRGDRIENSPYEFKMREPQMCTIVCRLTLNAKTAAEFKEKIDDEYRVNMILDNLPLVVPLRRPDQESSLVYLHGFLIGLKGQYAGTKDEKHFIHNHLTFVVKYHRDPVTEMSRIVGFEVKPFSVRHEYEGNFDENTRLTTCDPHARKLVSGSEDPQVVEENKEIIFTYDVEFQESDVKWASRWDSYLLMADEQIHWFSIINSLMIVLFLSGMVAMIMLRTLYRDISKYNQLETQEEAQEETGWKLVHGDVFRPPSNSDLLCVYVGTGVQFFGMILVTMIFAALGFLSPSNRGGLMTAMLLLWALMGLCGGYSSARLYKLFKGTEWKSITLKTAFMFPGIAFAIFFVLNALIWGQKSSGAVPFGTMFALVFLWFGISVPLVIVGGHIGYKKTVIEDPVKTNKIARQIPEQAWYMNPAFSILIGGILPFGAVFIELFFILTSIWLHQFYYLFGFLFIVFVILIITCAEITIVLCYFQLCSEDYLWWWRSYLTSGSSALYLFLYAAFYFFTKLEITKPVSGVLYFGYMLLLSYAFFVVTGTIGFYACFWFVRLIYSSVKID